A window of the Bdellovibrio sp. ZAP7 genome harbors these coding sequences:
- the miaA gene encoding tRNA (adenosine(37)-N6)-dimethylallyltransferase MiaA — MNKNKPVIFVVGSTATGKSEWALKLAQEFKGVIINCDSVQCYTKVQIGAAKPTAEELQLVPHYLVSYVDSPNESTAGSYCRDFAEVMKNLPEGVPAFVVGGTGFYFMAIEKGMYPVTEVSEEMKAQVAKEMAEPGGAERLHAELSAVDPEYAAKVNIADHYRIGRGIELIRTQGKGVTQIQKEFDETKEPFAYPLLKIGPDWERERLRERIALRTHKILKDGLIDEVEKLLDQGLEGWAPMSSVGYKETIDFIKGVINEDELLEQITTNTRQLAKRQKTWFQRDKDIHWFDGARGYLEARGVVEKFLNSLTTNSAPDKNGNI, encoded by the coding sequence ATGAATAAAAATAAGCCCGTCATTTTCGTTGTAGGTTCAACGGCCACTGGCAAAAGCGAGTGGGCGCTTAAACTTGCGCAGGAATTTAAAGGCGTCATCATCAATTGTGATTCGGTTCAGTGTTATACCAAAGTTCAAATTGGTGCAGCAAAACCTACCGCGGAAGAGCTGCAGCTGGTTCCTCACTATTTAGTGAGCTACGTCGATTCTCCGAATGAAAGTACGGCTGGCAGCTATTGTCGCGATTTTGCTGAGGTGATGAAGAATCTTCCTGAGGGCGTTCCGGCTTTTGTTGTCGGAGGAACAGGTTTTTATTTTATGGCCATTGAAAAGGGCATGTACCCGGTGACGGAAGTTTCGGAAGAAATGAAAGCCCAGGTAGCTAAGGAAATGGCGGAACCGGGCGGAGCTGAAAGACTTCACGCCGAATTAAGTGCTGTGGATCCGGAGTATGCCGCGAAAGTAAATATCGCCGATCACTATCGCATCGGTCGCGGCATTGAACTTATTCGCACTCAAGGTAAAGGTGTGACTCAAATTCAAAAAGAATTTGATGAAACCAAAGAGCCCTTTGCTTATCCACTTTTGAAAATCGGTCCGGATTGGGAGCGTGAACGGTTGCGCGAGCGCATTGCCTTGCGCACTCACAAAATATTGAAAGACGGATTGATTGATGAAGTGGAAAAACTCCTCGACCAAGGTTTGGAGGGGTGGGCTCCCATGAGCAGTGTTGGGTATAAAGAAACCATCGACTTCATTAAGGGCGTCATTAACGAGGATGAGCTTTTAGAACAAATTACGACAAATACTCGGCAGTTGGCGAAGCGCCAAAAAACCTGGTTCCAACGAGACAAAGACATCCACTGGTTTGATGGCGCCCGGGGATATTTGGAAGCACGGGGAGTGGTCGAGAAATTCCTGAACTCTTTGACCACAAATAGCGCTCCCGACAAGAATGGAAATATATGA
- a CDS encoding YicC/YloC family endoribonuclease codes for MKSMTGYGTAKVQSKDVSVEVSIRAVNGRFLETRFHLPREFVALEGELKKTLSASLSRGTVDIFVSRKVKASASGKAQMTVNDALVKKYVTAYKHLAKELGISYQVHLEAMARLPDVIKVEESYELFTGEEKVLKKAFAEACANCDKERVREGKSLRKDLEKLLVALDKEIKVITDLREEANAQLQERYETKIRSRMKGNEIDPARLSQEIVIQLEKADINEELSRLTEHIKNYRQLIASQDAEGKKLDFYTQELLREVNTIGSKSQVAKITQSVVQAKTLIERLREQVQNVQ; via the coding sequence ATGAAAAGTATGACTGGTTACGGAACTGCGAAAGTTCAATCAAAAGATGTTTCGGTAGAAGTAAGCATTCGTGCTGTGAACGGACGTTTTTTGGAAACCCGCTTTCATTTGCCTCGTGAATTCGTAGCCCTTGAAGGGGAGCTTAAGAAAACTTTAAGCGCTTCTTTGTCCCGCGGAACCGTTGATATTTTTGTTTCCCGTAAAGTCAAAGCTTCGGCTTCGGGCAAAGCGCAAATGACGGTCAACGATGCTCTGGTTAAAAAATATGTGACAGCTTATAAGCACCTGGCAAAAGAATTGGGCATTTCCTACCAAGTGCACTTGGAAGCGATGGCTCGATTGCCCGATGTGATTAAGGTTGAGGAAAGCTATGAGCTTTTCACCGGCGAAGAAAAGGTTTTGAAAAAAGCCTTCGCCGAAGCCTGTGCAAATTGCGATAAAGAGCGTGTGCGTGAAGGAAAATCCCTTCGTAAAGACCTGGAAAAGCTTTTGGTCGCTTTGGATAAAGAGATCAAAGTCATCACGGATCTTCGTGAAGAAGCCAATGCGCAACTTCAAGAACGTTATGAAACTAAGATTCGCTCTCGTATGAAGGGGAACGAAATTGATCCCGCTCGTTTGTCTCAGGAAATCGTGATTCAGCTGGAAAAAGCCGACATCAACGAGGAATTAAGCCGCTTAACTGAGCATATTAAGAACTATCGCCAACTGATTGCCTCTCAGGATGCTGAAGGTAAGAAACTTGATTTTTACACTCAGGAATTGCTGCGCGAGGTGAATACGATCGGTTCTAAGTCTCAAGTAGCCAAGATCACTCAAAGCGTGGTACAAGCGAAAACCCTCATCGAAAGATTAAGAGAACAGGTTCAAAACGTTCAATAA
- the gmk gene encoding guanylate kinase, which translates to MIIVAAPSGAGKSSFVAKAIEELPKLVDIVTFTTRNIRKGEKDGLQYHFISHDEFKQKIEQNFFVEWAKVHTNFYGTSYESLESTWKADKCAIMDIDIQGVQTFKSKYPDAKTIFILPPSIDELRRRIEKRDGGMPADIEVRMANAEKEIAEAEKFDFQIVNDNFEHSYAEFKKIIEKLLA; encoded by the coding sequence ATGATTATTGTCGCTGCACCCAGCGGCGCAGGAAAAAGTAGTTTCGTAGCAAAGGCGATTGAAGAGCTTCCAAAGCTCGTGGATATCGTCACGTTCACGACTCGCAACATTCGCAAAGGGGAGAAAGATGGCCTTCAGTACCATTTCATCTCTCACGATGAGTTCAAACAAAAAATCGAACAAAATTTCTTTGTGGAGTGGGCGAAAGTTCACACCAACTTCTATGGAACGTCCTACGAGTCCCTAGAATCCACCTGGAAGGCCGATAAGTGCGCCATCATGGATATCGACATCCAGGGCGTACAAACGTTCAAATCCAAATATCCAGATGCTAAGACCATCTTTATCCTGCCGCCCTCAATCGACGAGCTGCGTCGTAGAATCGAGAAAAGGGACGGGGGCATGCCTGCGGATATCGAAGTTCGTATGGCCAATGCGGAAAAAGAGATCGCCGAGGCCGAGAAGTTCGACTTTCAGATCGTGAACGACAACTTCGAGCATTCCTATGCCGAATTTAAGAAAATCATTGAAAAGTTACTAGCTTAA
- the rpoZ gene encoding DNA-directed RNA polymerase subunit omega: MARVTVEDCLEKVPNRFALVLMVAKRAKQLLKGAEATVSTRSNKYIVSALREVAIGNVGYEVAMDPKDALLQIEKDLNK, encoded by the coding sequence ATGGCTCGTGTAACCGTTGAAGATTGCTTGGAAAAAGTTCCTAACAGATTTGCTCTTGTATTGATGGTTGCTAAAAGAGCGAAGCAACTTCTTAAAGGTGCTGAAGCGACAGTTTCCACTCGTTCGAACAAATACATCGTATCGGCACTTCGTGAAGTTGCGATCGGTAACGTGGGTTATGAAGTGGCGATGGATCCTAAAGACGCTCTTCTTCAAATCGAAAAAGACTTGAATAAATAG
- a CDS encoding bifunctional (p)ppGpp synthetase/guanosine-3',5'-bis(diphosphate) 3'-pyrophosphohydrolase: MAEPQKETGLSHKPVKTVDDLLSRIRSYWPNADLKFIEKAYYFSEKHHEGQIRRSGEPYISHPLSVAAILADLRLDLDTIATGLLHDTVEDTDATLEDIRREFGDAVAHLVDGVTKIGQMKFKNSHEKQGENIRKMIVAMGKDVRVVLVKLADRLHNMRTLNFMPFDKQEKIALETLEIYCPLAGRMGISSLKIELEDLCFRYYRPDMYYELIQQVKKTEAEQNRYIEEVKHLISKELSKVGFKFEVYGRSKHLWSVYRKMQSRNLDYDQVYDVLAFRVIVESVAECYAALGLVHSLWKPVPGRFKDFIAMPKTNNYQSLHTTVVGPGGERIEIQIRTSEMHLIAEMGIAAHWKYKERGKMESDEMQQANWLRDLVSWHQQVRSPDEFLDTVKTDLFETEIYVFTPTGEVREFPEGATPVDFAYAVHTELGNKCVGARVNGKMVPLKHQLSNGDTVEIITGKGQEPSKDWLKFVVTNKAKAKIRAFVKEEQRRRSILLGKELVEKEFRKFGMAAVKYLKGPAFEQYLKDFGLKDVEELYVTVGYGKLETRVLVERLSPENIAKEAAKTEDSTFMERVMRAATHKTRKTNSLVSVDGMDDMLVHYAKCCHPIPGDPIVGFISRGRGITIHRSDCSKAFEFDQLRKVDVAWNVKVAGEGQERIVRLKIISQDNPGLLKSMSEAFAQQGINIQSAQIRTTKDKKAVCNFEVSVKDALQLNQAIYEIQKIKGIIGVTRVIQ; the protein is encoded by the coding sequence ATGGCGGAACCCCAAAAAGAGACTGGTCTCTCTCATAAACCAGTCAAAACAGTTGATGATCTTCTTAGTCGCATTCGCAGCTACTGGCCGAATGCTGATCTTAAATTCATTGAAAAAGCATACTACTTTTCTGAAAAACATCACGAGGGTCAAATCCGTCGCAGTGGTGAGCCATATATTTCTCATCCACTTTCCGTTGCTGCCATTCTTGCTGATCTCCGACTTGATCTAGATACAATTGCCACGGGTCTTCTGCATGACACAGTCGAAGATACCGATGCCACACTCGAGGATATCCGCCGGGAGTTTGGCGATGCCGTTGCTCATCTAGTTGATGGTGTGACTAAAATTGGTCAGATGAAGTTTAAAAACTCCCACGAAAAACAAGGCGAGAACATTCGCAAAATGATCGTCGCGATGGGGAAAGACGTGCGAGTGGTGTTGGTGAAATTAGCCGATCGCTTGCACAACATGCGTACTTTAAATTTCATGCCGTTTGATAAGCAGGAAAAAATCGCTCTCGAGACTCTGGAAATTTACTGTCCACTTGCGGGTCGTATGGGTATCAGCTCTCTGAAGATTGAGCTCGAAGATTTATGCTTCAGGTACTACCGCCCTGACATGTACTATGAACTTATCCAACAAGTGAAGAAAACCGAAGCTGAGCAGAATCGATATATCGAGGAAGTGAAGCATTTAATTTCTAAAGAGTTAAGCAAAGTCGGTTTCAAATTTGAAGTCTATGGACGTTCAAAGCATTTATGGTCCGTCTATCGTAAAATGCAAAGTCGTAATTTGGATTACGATCAAGTTTACGACGTATTGGCATTCCGTGTGATTGTTGAAAGCGTAGCTGAATGCTATGCGGCCCTGGGGTTAGTGCATTCGCTGTGGAAACCAGTCCCGGGTCGTTTTAAAGATTTCATCGCCATGCCGAAAACCAATAACTATCAGTCGTTGCATACGACGGTGGTGGGGCCTGGCGGGGAGCGCATCGAAATTCAAATTCGTACCAGCGAAATGCATTTGATTGCCGAGATGGGGATCGCTGCTCACTGGAAGTATAAAGAGCGCGGGAAAATGGAATCCGATGAGATGCAACAGGCAAACTGGTTGCGTGATTTGGTTTCGTGGCACCAACAAGTGCGAAGTCCCGACGAATTCCTGGATACTGTAAAAACCGACCTGTTCGAAACTGAAATTTACGTCTTCACTCCAACCGGGGAAGTGCGTGAGTTCCCAGAGGGTGCGACCCCGGTCGACTTTGCTTACGCTGTTCATACGGAGCTCGGTAACAAATGTGTTGGCGCTCGCGTGAATGGCAAGATGGTTCCTTTGAAGCACCAGTTAAGCAACGGGGATACAGTTGAAATCATCACGGGCAAAGGACAAGAGCCGTCGAAAGATTGGTTGAAGTTCGTTGTTACCAACAAAGCCAAAGCGAAAATTCGCGCCTTCGTTAAGGAAGAGCAGCGTCGTCGCTCGATCTTGCTGGGTAAAGAGTTGGTGGAAAAAGAATTCCGCAAGTTCGGCATGGCTGCAGTGAAATATCTGAAGGGCCCGGCATTTGAACAATATTTAAAAGATTTTGGATTAAAAGATGTCGAAGAACTTTACGTGACTGTCGGTTACGGAAAGCTTGAGACCCGTGTCCTGGTGGAAAGACTTTCTCCAGAGAATATCGCCAAAGAAGCGGCAAAAACTGAAGACTCGACATTCATGGAACGAGTCATGCGGGCTGCGACTCATAAAACGCGTAAAACTAATTCCCTGGTTTCCGTGGATGGCATGGATGATATGTTGGTGCACTATGCAAAGTGTTGTCATCCGATCCCTGGTGATCCGATTGTGGGCTTTATCAGCCGTGGTCGTGGTATCACAATTCATCGTAGTGACTGCAGTAAAGCCTTTGAATTTGACCAGCTTCGCAAAGTGGATGTCGCTTGGAATGTTAAAGTGGCAGGTGAGGGGCAAGAGCGTATCGTTCGCCTGAAAATCATCTCTCAAGACAACCCGGGTTTATTGAAATCGATGTCTGAGGCTTTTGCCCAGCAGGGGATCAATATTCAGTCCGCTCAAATTCGCACGACAAAGGATAAGAAGGCCGTTTGTAATTTTGAAGTCTCAGTGAAGGATGCCTTACAATTAAACCAGGCGATTTACGAGATTCAAAAGATCAAAGGCATTATCGGTGTCACGCGTGTCATTCAATAA